From the genome of Arthrobacter sp. ERGS1:01:
GGCCTGCCACCGGCGACAATCGATGACTCCCGCGCAGATGCCTAGGAGTTGTGCAGCCGCTCGCGGAGCCCGGGCCAGGAGGCGGCAAAACCCGCATGCAGGGACCGGTTGGCAACCTCGGCCGCCGGGACCCATTCCAGGGCCAGGCTTTCCGGATCGCTGATCACGGCCTCGAAGGGCGTCACGGCACGGACGGCGACCGTAGTGTAGCTCCAGTAGCCCACATCAAAGACGGAGGTGAACAACAGTTCCACGTTCTCCGCGGGCACGCCGGCCTCCTCGCGGGCTTCCCGGAGGGCGCCGTCGACGGCGTCCTCGCCCTGGTGCAGGGCACCGCCGGGCAGTCCCCAGGTGCCGCCCTGGTGGGACCAGAGCGCCCTGTGCTGGAGCAGGACTCCGCGGC
Proteins encoded in this window:
- a CDS encoding NUDIX domain-containing protein, with translation MEQENSHTGTHSAAAARFIRDAAAVVRPGGLGGPRDPGDAWVEGDRGKFWGRFGSAGLLVFDAGRGVLLQHRALWSHQGGTWGLPGGALHQGEDAVDGALREAREEAGVPAENVELLFTSVFDVGYWSYTTVAVRAVTPFEAVISDPESLALEWVPAAEVANRSLHAGFAASWPGLRERLHNS